CGGAAATTTTTGTCTTCGCAGACTTGACCTCAATGGCATACTTCTCACCGCCAGGCCCAAGAGCTACAAAATCCACTTCTTTATCTCTGTCTTTCCAATAATAAAGTTCCCACCCTGCTTCAATAAGCCGTGCACCAATCGTATTCTCAAAATATCGCCCAAATTTCTCACTAGAAATTCTTTCTGTGATTGGCCTCTCAAAACATCTCATCAATGCATTATCATGAACGATAATTTTGGGAGGTGTTTTCTTTGTACGTAAGATTTTAGTAGAATACTTTTGAATGCCTGTAACCAAGAACGCATCCTCTAAAAGTTTTAAATAGTGCTGAAGCGTTACAACGCTGCCCTTACCCTCGAGCTGACCTTGCAACTTTGTTAAACTGATAATCTCAGAAGGGTGCCCCACGGCAACTCTAAAAACCTGTCTCAGCAATGCTGGCTGATCGACCGGATGCAATTGCAAAAGATCTCTACCAATAGCAGGCTCTATAATAGAATCTCTAACGTACGAACCCCATCTCTCTACATCAGAAATAAATTTCATCGACCCCGGATAACAGCCATACTCAACGTAGTCTTTCAACGACATATCAAATACTTTATTAGCTTCTTGATAATTCCAATGTTCCGCGCGAATTAATTCGAAGCGGCCGGCCAAAGTTTCCTTCAAACCTTTTTCCATAAGCAAAGCTGATGAACCTGTGACGATAACTTTGAGTTGGTATTTGTCTCGATCCCAGAGTTTTTTTAAAACCTCGCTCCAGTTAAAGATTTTCTGAATCTCATCTATGGCTAGAATTTTTGATTTTGTTTTATTCGCCTTCTCCCACCACTCCTCAATGACAGTTGCATTCATGGGAGTTGGAGAATCGGCAGATTCATAAATTGCATCGGCCTTCAATGAAGCCTTTAAAGCCGTTGTTTTGCCTATCTGCCTTGGGCCGATAACAACTTGAATTAACGGAGCTTTTTCAGCAAGTCGGGATGAAATAACGCTTTTCAGGTACCTATTTTCGTTCATATATCAATATGTTAGGTCATTTTTTACAATTTGTAAAGTACATTTAACAAATTGTAAAATCCTTATCACTCATCGTCCGCAGCTTCTTCGTCACCTGGAGCACTTAACCCATACTTATCACATCGATATCTCATCGATCTAAACGTAATTCCAAGGAGCTTCGAGGCTTTTTTCTTTACGCCGTTCGCCTTGTGAATGGCCTTTACCAATAATTCTTTTTCCATTTGGCCGATGATTTTTTCTAACTCAATACCTTCATCGCTGATTTCGATCTCGTAGCTGGATGCTAATTTTCTTCCTGATGGTGTGTTCACAAATGGTGGCAAGCTCTCGGGCAAGATCGTTGAACCTGCTTCTAGAGCAACCGTTCTCTCAATGATGTTTTCTAATTCTCTTACGTTACCTGGGTAATCGTATTTTTTTAAAACCTTCATTGCCTCATCTGAAATTCCGCTCACCGGTTTTCCAAAACGTGTCGAGTACTTTTGCAAGAAGTGCTTTGCGAGCAACGTAACGTCATCCGTTCTCTCTCTCAAAGGAGGTACGCGGAGTAAAATAACATTCAATCTATAATAAAGATCTTCTCTGAAGGCGCCGATTTTGATCATGTCCTCTAAATCTCTATTTGTCGCGGCGATGATTCTCACCTCGATCTTTTGATCATCAGTAGCCCCCACACGTCTGATCACTCTTTCCTGAATCGCTCTCAAAAGTTTTACCTGAATGGTCAGCGGCAACTCACCCACCTCATCCAAGAACAGCGTTCCACCATCGGCAACTTCAAATAAACCTACCTTATCTTGAATCGCTCCCGTGAAGGATCCTTTTTTGTGACCGAACATTTCGGATTCC
This genomic window from Bdellovibrionota bacterium contains:
- a CDS encoding ATP-binding protein, translating into MNENRYLKSVISSRLAEKAPLIQVVIGPRQIGKTTALKASLKADAIYESADSPTPMNATVIEEWWEKANKTKSKILAIDEIQKIFNWSEVLKKLWDRDKYQLKVIVTGSSALLMEKGLKETLAGRFELIRAEHWNYQEANKVFDMSLKDYVEYGCYPGSMKFISDVERWGSYVRDSIIEPAIGRDLLQLHPVDQPALLRQVFRVAVGHPSEIISLTKLQGQLEGKGSVVTLQHYLKLLEDAFLVTGIQKYSTKILRTKKTPPKIIVHDNALMRCFERPITERISSEKFGRYFENTIGARLIEAGWELYYWKDRDKEVDFVALGPGGEKYAIEVKSAKTKISDLKSLIDFCKTTPSFEPCLISMDNQKIDGIKTLDVEQVLFCHRKY
- a CDS encoding sigma-54 dependent transcriptional regulator, encoding MKPRILAVDDEESIREFLEIMLKKEGYEVTTAEDGAKAIELLKKKSFDMVISDMQMPNVTGMELLKHVKDNYPDLVFMIITAFGTTESAVEAMKLGAYDYITKPFKIDEVRIVISNALRSKNLEVENRTLKKEMQKEYSFQSLVGNSEKMHHIYELIKRVSQTPTNVLITGESGTGKEMVAKAIHVNGPLKNKPFVTINCGAIPENLMESEMFGHKKGSFTGAIQDKVGLFEVADGGTLFLDEVGELPLTIQVKLLRAIQERVIRRVGATDDQKIEVRIIAATNRDLEDMIKIGAFREDLYYRLNVILLRVPPLRERTDDVTLLAKHFLQKYSTRFGKPVSGISDEAMKVLKKYDYPGNVRELENIIERTVALEAGSTILPESLPPFVNTPSGRKLASSYEIEISDEGIELEKIIGQMEKELLVKAIHKANGVKKKASKLLGITFRSMRYRCDKYGLSAPGDEEAADDE